In Crassostrea angulata isolate pt1a10 chromosome 4, ASM2561291v2, whole genome shotgun sequence, one genomic interval encodes:
- the LOC128181735 gene encoding uncharacterized protein LOC128181735 has protein sequence MAVSAMVSSLVLISTVLCVGKVYTASVDSCPMYGCRPSGTFSYTLKMTSNVGMAWPRSFIQGPLTNSLGCAANNVNIVCQAKGLQHEGYTTLNPDTGMASWYGDVLKKPTLPVMDIYGDVIGTNGHNLVMFEPDGKIVKPQINLRDKLYPTYSLAVSEETGIIAIVSRQGLLVTYESNGVPHAAIQFRAEEQRSNGTFLPVAPPVVSGHRIYILTEFRPDYDTQQPNILGMQRLFAIDIKNALDGRLEIAWVYNFENLDPVLPLVGENHQEKRGTPEETRVDSTYGPAPQIMVNGNTNMVYVNLPPPEGATNAPHLLWGFKDEVNGTSPNLIFKIPQSLSNFAMFESNSGDIGADKLNRKDLNNSFKLSKNAGEASIWGVSINKKQILKLNPEDGTVVEQINLDSVLNMTSSTVTSKLIVARSSESSLDILIFGVQASSSNTDDSKNSTNNNSKMATTQNYVVCLIEKTVNWVIKTPNNREVKGQIAGVRRSAVNEADMLVVYTSDSEESEIFGITSY, from the exons ATGGCGGTTAGCGCAATGGTCTCAAGTTTGGTCCTCATCTCTACAGTCTTATGTGTTGGAAAAGTATATACTGCATCAGTGGACAGTTGTCCTATGTATGGATGCCGTCCCTCAGGTACTTTCTCCTACACACTGAAAATGACCTCTAATGTCGGCATGGCCTGGCCAAGGAGTTTTATACAGGGGCCGCTGACCAATTCCCTTGGGTGTGCAGCAAACAATGTCAACATTGTGTGTCAAGCAAAGGGCTTGCAGCAtga GGGCTATACGACCTTGAATCCAGACACGGGTATGGCGTCTTGGTACGGAGACGTTCTAAAGAAACCCACATTACCTGTTATGGATATTTATGGTGACGTCATCGGGACCAATGGACACAACCTTGTAATGTTCGAGCCCGATGGAAAAATTGTGAAGCCACAGATTAATCTCCGAGATAAACTGTATCCAACATATAG TTTGGCGGTATCAGAGGAAACCGGTATCATTGCCATTGTTTCACGTCAAGGACTTTTGGTTACCTATGAATCAA ATGGCGTGCCCCATGCTGCCATTCAGTTTCGAGCAGAGGAACAGAGAAGCAACGGGACGTTTCTACCAGTGGCTCCCCCTGTCGTGTCCGGACATAGAATTTACATCCTCACGGAGTTTCGCCCCGATTATGATACACAACAg CCAAACATTCTCGGTATGCAGCGTCTGTTTGCAATTGACATTAAGAATGCGTTGGATGGTCGACTGGAGATTGCTTGGGTTTATAATTTTGAGAATCTTGATCCCGTGCTGCCTCTTGTTGGTGAAAATCACCAAGAAAAGCGAGGTACGCCAGAGGAAACCCGCGTCGACTCCACATATGGCCCAGCTCCTCAAATCATGGTCAACGGCAACACAAACATGGTATACGTGAATTTACCGCCACCAGAGGGCGCCACAAACGCGCCACATCTTCTGTGGGGGTTCAAGGACGAAGTGAATGGAACATCTCCgaaccttatttttaaaattccacAGTCTCTATCAAATTTTGCGATGTTTGAGTCTAATAGCGGAGATATTGGAGCTGATAAACTAAACAGAAAAGATTTGAACAATTCGTTCAAGTTAAGTAAAAACGCAGGAGAAGCATCAATATGGGGtgtttcaatcaacaaaaaacaaattctaaaaCTGAATCCAGAAGACGGAACCGTCGTTGAGCAAATAAATCTCGATTCGGTActcaatatgacgtcatcaactgTGACGTCAAAGCTTATAGTTGCAAGAAGCTCTGAAAGTTCTCTGGATATTCTTATCTTTGGTGTTCAAGCTTCCTCGTCTAACACCGATGATTCCAAGAATTCGACcaacaacaacagcaaaatGGCCACGACCCAGAATTATGTCGTTTGTCTCATAGAAAAGACTGTGAATTGGGTCATAAAGACACCAAACAATAGAGAGGTTAAAGGTCAAATTGCCGGAGTTAGACGATCGGCAGTCAATGAAGCCGATATGTTGGTAGTGTATACAAGCGATTCCGAGGAATCGGAAATTTTTGGAATAACCTCTTATTAA